A single Vulcanisaeta distributa DSM 14429 DNA region contains:
- a CDS encoding ABC transporter substrate-binding protein, with product MPKQRKTGNKILVLTATALITALLVLSLIVYAQQTMPSTVNLYEVTPTEAVQYFTSGKIDIYLNPFALPPNVLSQLSTTPGIQMVSPAITSAYDLLFNPYPSNTTFNPFAYWQFRYLMNYLVDRHAIITQVFSGYATPVYDWPGPFAIDSQLLIQPMIVQANIHYDPTYVNQSIFALFQAINTTPNFDGMYNPWVGRILYINHQWYYIPPNSTTPQPVTIIFFIRKDDPFRYAIGQMFMSELQSLGFTVKPIYGDLSQALTIVYGSNPAQMEWQIYTEAWTIYPEPWDTYAGASFCASWTGDMPGWGVPGYWQYANSTIDELTTWAATGNFTSLQQFESYSKTALYDCFQQAVRVWLVAATFPYPIQNLTNWMPSIFGLEWPLGIKFAYSTTHPNVLNVGMFHVSEFPWNNFGWFVSIDTYSYDVIQEFTSDPFAFYNPFTGEPMPLRGAWNAIISPNGSAVFPVPPNAVIWNATAERWQDVGPGQYAKSIVYLYFNGTWLGHYWQDGQPISMADIIFYYYTWFDLAATTTTGAPDLGPNQATASDVGGIIAPTVSTIVGMQFFPNGTVVIYGNYWFPDPNFVAAYYAPGFPTFANPWVVLALEFYAYQQGKYAFTSGEAQSLSIPQADFRSPQFNQYLASVLEDWIKTGYIWDNGSWAVVNGYNFLGTNATATAIQDYEDALNFYNTYGNLWISNGPYILKSITTVTPQSAILVSWSGYPYNYTYWFNQIFVRLGVTSVPINLIPSITSVSPTSITANTTATLTVSVSAVGNPEAYVYLINPATGQIVYETFASSTTPGTLTITIPSNVTATLTPGTYELLLYAFTNVVTIPVQYVTSLTVSPPPPPPPPPPPPPKVTKAPTISTTLLIAIIVIIVVIIIAIGVWLAVRRRR from the coding sequence ATGCCTAAACAAAGGAAGACCGGCAATAAAATACTTGTACTAACTGCAACGGCGTTAATAACGGCGCTCCTAGTACTAAGCCTTATCGTTTATGCCCAGCAGACAATGCCATCGACGGTTAATTTATATGAGGTTACGCCAACCGAGGCCGTTCAATACTTCACGTCAGGCAAAATAGACATTTACCTAAACCCATTTGCGCTACCGCCCAACGTCCTATCCCAATTGAGTACAACGCCAGGTATTCAAATGGTTAGCCCCGCGATAACTTCGGCCTATGACTTACTCTTCAACCCATACCCAAGCAATACCACGTTTAACCCATTCGCCTATTGGCAATTTAGATACTTAATGAATTACCTAGTCGATAGGCACGCGATAATTACACAGGTATTCTCAGGCTATGCAACACCCGTATATGACTGGCCAGGTCCATTCGCAATAGATAGCCAGCTTTTGATACAACCAATGATTGTTCAGGCCAATATCCACTATGACCCGACCTACGTCAATCAATCAATATTCGCCCTCTTCCAGGCAATAAACACGACGCCAAACTTTGACGGTATGTATAACCCATGGGTTGGCAGGATACTATACATCAACCACCAGTGGTACTACATACCGCCAAACAGCACGACACCGCAACCCGTCACAATAATATTCTTCATTAGAAAGGATGACCCATTCAGATATGCCATTGGTCAGATGTTCATGTCAGAACTTCAGAGTCTTGGCTTCACGGTTAAACCAATATATGGCGACCTATCACAGGCACTGACAATAGTCTATGGTTCGAACCCAGCACAGATGGAGTGGCAAATATACACCGAGGCTTGGACGATATACCCAGAGCCCTGGGACACCTACGCTGGCGCCTCATTCTGTGCCTCATGGACTGGAGACATGCCTGGTTGGGGCGTCCCTGGTTATTGGCAATATGCAAACTCCACGATTGACGAATTAACCACGTGGGCCGCCACAGGTAATTTCACATCACTTCAGCAATTCGAGAGCTACTCAAAGACAGCCCTCTATGACTGCTTCCAGCAGGCGGTTAGGGTTTGGCTAGTGGCAGCCACATTCCCATACCCAATACAGAACCTAACCAACTGGATGCCCAGCATCTTCGGCCTTGAGTGGCCCCTAGGCATTAAGTTCGCATACTCAACCACTCACCCCAACGTGCTTAATGTCGGTATGTTCCACGTTAGTGAATTCCCATGGAATAACTTCGGATGGTTCGTCTCAATAGACACCTATTCATACGATGTTATCCAAGAGTTCACGAGCGACCCATTCGCCTTCTACAACCCATTCACTGGCGAACCAATGCCGCTTAGGGGTGCCTGGAACGCGATTATTAGCCCGAATGGCTCAGCGGTATTCCCAGTACCGCCCAATGCGGTCATTTGGAATGCCACTGCTGAGCGTTGGCAGGATGTTGGTCCCGGACAGTACGCAAAGTCAATCGTTTACCTGTACTTCAACGGCACTTGGCTCGGTCATTATTGGCAGGATGGTCAGCCAATAAGCATGGCAGACATTATCTTCTACTATTACACGTGGTTCGACCTGGCGGCAACAACGACAACCGGCGCACCAGACCTAGGACCCAACCAGGCTACGGCGAGTGATGTTGGTGGCATAATAGCACCAACCGTGAGTACCATCGTTGGTATGCAGTTCTTCCCGAATGGCACGGTGGTCATCTACGGTAACTACTGGTTCCCAGACCCTAACTTTGTGGCTGCTTACTACGCGCCTGGCTTCCCAACATTCGCCAATCCATGGGTCGTATTAGCCCTTGAGTTCTACGCTTATCAGCAGGGTAAGTACGCATTCACGAGTGGTGAGGCTCAATCACTGAGCATACCACAGGCAGACTTCAGATCACCACAGTTCAACCAGTACTTAGCCAGCGTGCTTGAGGACTGGATTAAGACTGGGTACATATGGGATAATGGCTCATGGGCTGTGGTTAATGGTTACAACTTCCTCGGTACCAATGCAACAGCCACTGCTATACAGGATTATGAGGACGCACTTAACTTCTACAACACATATGGCAACCTCTGGATTAGTAATGGACCTTACATACTCAAGAGCATAACCACAGTAACACCGCAGTCGGCAATACTCGTTAGTTGGAGTGGATATCCATATAACTACACGTACTGGTTCAACCAGATCTTCGTTAGGTTAGGCGTGACGTCAGTACCAATTAACCTAATACCGAGCATAACCTCAGTATCACCGACAAGCATAACGGCCAACACCACCGCGACATTAACGGTGAGTGTGAGTGCTGTCGGTAATCCAGAGGCCTACGTGTACCTAATTAACCCAGCCACTGGGCAGATTGTTTATGAGACCTTCGCATCATCAACAACGCCAGGGACCTTGACAATAACAATACCGAGCAACGTAACAGCAACGTTAACGCCAGGGACCT